Within the Orenia metallireducens genome, the region ACCGATTCAATCTGGTGAACCTTGCCTTCTCTAATCAGATTCCTAACTGCATTATTTACGATTAACAGTTCAGTAGCCAAAACCCTATTTAGACCGTTAGAGGTAGGAATTAATTGTTGAGATAATATCCCTTGTAATATCAATCCTAGTTGGGTTCTAACCTGTTGTTGATGATGAGGAGGAAAGACATTGATAACTCTCTCGATACTCTCTGCAGCTCCATTTGTATGTAAGGTTCCTAAGACTAAGTGTCCTGTTTCTGCTGCTGTAATTGCTGTAGAAATAGTATCTAAATCTCTCATCTCACCTACTAAAATAATATCAGGGTCTTGCCTTAATGCTGAACGTAATCCATTAGCAAAACTTAATGTATCAGAACCTATTTCCCTTTGATTGATAATGGACTTATCATAGCGATGAACATATTCAATTGGATCTTCAAGGGTAATAATATGTCTATCTACTTTATGATTAATAAAATTAATAATTGAAGCCAAAGTAGTTAATTTACCACTTCCAGTGGGACCAGTAACTAAGAACAACCCCCTTGGCCTTAAAGCAATCTCTTTTAATTTTTGGGGTAATCCCAATTCGTTTAAAGGTGGAATTTTATGGGGAATTATTCTTAAAACTCCACCAGCACTACCCCTTTGGTGAAAAGCATTAACCCTGAAACGATGATCAAAACCATCACAATCTAAATGAAAAGCAAAATCGACCTCTCCCCTTTCCTTAAATATCTTCTTGTGATGTTCTTGCATCATTCCCAAAAGTAAGTTAGCCATCTTGTCTGGAGTTATTACTTCATTACCAATAGCCTTTAACTTACTATTAATTCTAGCCATAGCCTGAATACCAACAGCTAAGTGAATATCTAAAGCTCCCAATTTGACACCTTCTTTTAATAAATTCTCTAATCTCATAATTAGTACTTCCTTTACCCAATGAATTCAGGCTTTCCTAGTTGTACTTTAGTAACTCTCATTATCTCTTCTAATGTAGTAATACCTTTATTAACTTTATGCAAACCAGAGGCTTCTAGAGTAATCATCCCATTTTCTATTGCCCTTTCAGCAATATCCTCTGTTGAAGCCCCTTGTACTATCATTCTTTTTAGAATATTATCAATCTCTAAAATCTCATGAACAGCAGCTCGTCCTCTATAACCTGTATCATTACACTCCCTACAACCTTTTCCATGATAAAAATTAATTCTATCTTTCCCTTTACCTAAATACCTTTCTAAATCCTTGTCTACTAATTTTTCTCGAGACTTGACCTTACAATGTGGACATATTTTTCTTACTAGGCGCTGTGCTACAACTCCTACAACCGAAGATGACACTAAAAAAGGCTCTACTCCCATATCTATTAACCTTGATAAAGCACCAGCAGCTTCATTAGTATGTAGAGTACTTAAGACTAAATGTCCAGTCAAAGCTGCGTTAATAGCAATCTTTGCTGTTTCTCTATCACGAATCTCACCTATTAACACTATATCAGGATCTTGACGCAAAATAGCACGTAAAGCACTAGCAAAGGTCATTCCTGCTTTATCATTGGTCTGTACTTGATTAATTCCTTCTAATCTATATTCAACTGGATTCTCAACTGTAATAATATTTTCATGCTCAT harbors:
- a CDS encoding type IV pilus twitching motility protein PilT; translated protein: MRLENLLKEGVKLGALDIHLAVGIQAMARINSKLKAIGNEVITPDKMANLLLGMMQEHHKKIFKERGEVDFAFHLDCDGFDHRFRVNAFHQRGSAGGVLRIIPHKIPPLNELGLPQKLKEIALRPRGLFLVTGPTGSGKLTTLASIINFINHKVDRHIITLEDPIEYVHRYDKSIINQREIGSDTLSFANGLRSALRQDPDIILVGEMRDLDTISTAITAAETGHLVLGTLHTNGAAESIERVINVFPPHHQQQVRTQLGLILQGILSQQLIPTSNGLNRVLATELLIVNNAVRNLIREGKVHQIESVMQTSRNSGMHTMDYSLKKLYQENKVNWDDILNRANNINYIKNLI